A portion of the Camelus bactrianus isolate YW-2024 breed Bactrian camel chromosome 25, ASM4877302v1, whole genome shotgun sequence genome contains these proteins:
- the TRMT12 gene encoding tRNA wybutosine-synthesizing protein 2 homolog isoform X2, producing the protein MEKEGGKPAAVVAVVTEPRFTQRYREYLEKQKLLDRQHRVEKMPDGTVALPVLGEALPEQHLRELTNRVAPGSTCVLTQLLDPVPSRKARGFSPAQRLCLEVRRWVEGCGVTWSAELEADLPRSWQRHGDLLLLSEDCFQAKQWRNLEPELWETVALALGVQRLAKRGRVSPDGARTPAVSLLLGDSVWVEHVDNGIRYKFDVTQCMFSFGNITEKLRVASLPCAGEVLVDLYAGIGYFTLPFLVHAGAAFVHACEWNPHAVVALRNNLELNGVVDRCQIHFGDNRKLKLSNVADRVNLGLIPSSEEGWPIACQVLRRDAGGILHIHQNVESFPGKTLQPPGNSDTEKEHWLSPQLIITNQLENGATSDSGRKMLSAATKPAWQSYAYSQFQNSNKSNRTL; encoded by the exons ATGGAAAAGGAAGGCGGGAAGCCCGCGGCTGTTGTCGCAGTTGTAACTGAGCCTCGGTTTACCCAGCGGTACAGGGAGTATCTCGAGAAGCAGAAACTCCTGGATAGACAGCACCGTGTGGAAAAGATGCCGGATGGCACCGTGGCGCTACCGGTGCTGGGAGAGGCCCTCCCTGAGCAGCACCTGCGGGAGCTGACGAATCGTGTGGCTCCAGGCAGCACCTGTGTGCTAACGCAGCTCCTGGATCCTGTTCCTTCAAGGAAGGCCCGGGGTTTTTCACCTGCCCAAAGGCTGTGTCTTGAGGTGAGGCGCTGGGTAGAGGGCTGCGGAGTGACGTGGTCAGCTGAGTTGGAGGCTGATCTGCCCCGATCTTGGCAACGACACGGTGATCTCTTGTTGCTGAGTGAGGACTGTTTCCAAGCCAAGCAGTGGAGAAATCTGGAACCAGAACTCTGGGAGACTGTTGCCTTGGCACTTGGCGTCCAGCGTTTGGCCAAACGAGGGCGGGTATCACCGGATGGCGCTCGGACTCCGGCAGTGAGTCTGCTGCTAGGTGACAGTGTCTGGGTAGAGCATGTGGATAATGGCATCCGGTATAAGTTTGACGTGACCCAGTGCATGTTCTCCTTCGGAAACATCACTGAGAAGCTTCGTGTGGCTTCGTTGCCCTGTGCTGGAGAAGTACTGGTGGATCTCTATGCAGGGATTGGTTATTTCACATTGCCTTTCCTAGTTCATGCTGGTGCTGCCTTCGTCCATGCCTGTGAGTGGAACCCCCATGCTGTCGTTGCTCTGAGAAATAACCTTGAGCTCAATGGAGTAGTGGATCGGTGCCAAATACACTTTGGGGATAACAGAAAACTGAAGCTCTCAAATGTTGCGGACAGGGTGAACCTCGGGCTGATTCCCAGCTCTGAAGAAGGCTGGCCCATTGCCTGCCAAGTGCTAAGACGGGATGCTGGAGGCATTCTGCATATTCACCAAAATGTGGAATCTTTCCCAGGGAAGACTCTCCAGCCTCCTGGAAACAGTGACACGGAGAAGGAGCACTGGCTTTCTCCTCAGCTTATTATCACCAACCAGTTGGAAAACGGAGCTACCAGTGACTCTGGGAGAAAAATGCTGTCAGCAGCCACCAAACCAGCGTGGCAAAG ctaTGCATACTCACAGTTTCAAAACTCAAATAAAAGTAACAGAACTTTATGA
- the TRMT12 gene encoding tRNA wybutosine-synthesizing protein 2 homolog isoform X1: MEKEGGKPAAVVAVVTEPRFTQRYREYLEKQKLLDRQHRVEKMPDGTVALPVLGEALPEQHLRELTNRVAPGSTCVLTQLLDPVPSRKARGFSPAQRLCLEVRRWVEGCGVTWSAELEADLPRSWQRHGDLLLLSEDCFQAKQWRNLEPELWETVALALGVQRLAKRGRVSPDGARTPAVSLLLGDSVWVEHVDNGIRYKFDVTQCMFSFGNITEKLRVASLPCAGEVLVDLYAGIGYFTLPFLVHAGAAFVHACEWNPHAVVALRNNLELNGVVDRCQIHFGDNRKLKLSNVADRVNLGLIPSSEEGWPIACQVLRRDAGGILHIHQNVESFPGKTLQPPGNSDTEKEHWLSPQLIITNQLENGATSDSGRKMLSAATKPAWQRWAESAETRIATLLQRVHGKPWKTQILHIQPVKSYAPHVDHIVLDLDCRPCPLVG; this comes from the coding sequence ATGGAAAAGGAAGGCGGGAAGCCCGCGGCTGTTGTCGCAGTTGTAACTGAGCCTCGGTTTACCCAGCGGTACAGGGAGTATCTCGAGAAGCAGAAACTCCTGGATAGACAGCACCGTGTGGAAAAGATGCCGGATGGCACCGTGGCGCTACCGGTGCTGGGAGAGGCCCTCCCTGAGCAGCACCTGCGGGAGCTGACGAATCGTGTGGCTCCAGGCAGCACCTGTGTGCTAACGCAGCTCCTGGATCCTGTTCCTTCAAGGAAGGCCCGGGGTTTTTCACCTGCCCAAAGGCTGTGTCTTGAGGTGAGGCGCTGGGTAGAGGGCTGCGGAGTGACGTGGTCAGCTGAGTTGGAGGCTGATCTGCCCCGATCTTGGCAACGACACGGTGATCTCTTGTTGCTGAGTGAGGACTGTTTCCAAGCCAAGCAGTGGAGAAATCTGGAACCAGAACTCTGGGAGACTGTTGCCTTGGCACTTGGCGTCCAGCGTTTGGCCAAACGAGGGCGGGTATCACCGGATGGCGCTCGGACTCCGGCAGTGAGTCTGCTGCTAGGTGACAGTGTCTGGGTAGAGCATGTGGATAATGGCATCCGGTATAAGTTTGACGTGACCCAGTGCATGTTCTCCTTCGGAAACATCACTGAGAAGCTTCGTGTGGCTTCGTTGCCCTGTGCTGGAGAAGTACTGGTGGATCTCTATGCAGGGATTGGTTATTTCACATTGCCTTTCCTAGTTCATGCTGGTGCTGCCTTCGTCCATGCCTGTGAGTGGAACCCCCATGCTGTCGTTGCTCTGAGAAATAACCTTGAGCTCAATGGAGTAGTGGATCGGTGCCAAATACACTTTGGGGATAACAGAAAACTGAAGCTCTCAAATGTTGCGGACAGGGTGAACCTCGGGCTGATTCCCAGCTCTGAAGAAGGCTGGCCCATTGCCTGCCAAGTGCTAAGACGGGATGCTGGAGGCATTCTGCATATTCACCAAAATGTGGAATCTTTCCCAGGGAAGACTCTCCAGCCTCCTGGAAACAGTGACACGGAGAAGGAGCACTGGCTTTCTCCTCAGCTTATTATCACCAACCAGTTGGAAAACGGAGCTACCAGTGACTCTGGGAGAAAAATGCTGTCAGCAGCCACCAAACCAGCGTGGCAAAGGTGGGCAGAGTCTGCAGAGACTCGCATTGCTACTCTCCTTCAGCGGGTGCACGGGAAGCCGTGGAAGACACAAATTCTGCACATCCAGCCAGTGAAATCCTATGCTCCCCACGTGGATCACATAGTCCTGGATCTGGACTGCCGCCCTTGTCCTCTAGTTGGCTAG